In the Epinephelus lanceolatus mitochondrion, complete genome genome, TCCATAGGAGCCGTGTTCGCCATCGTAGCTGCCTTCGTACACTGATTCCCACTATTCTCAGGCTACACCCTTCATAGCACTTGAACAAAAATCCACTTTGGCATCATGTTTGTTGGTGTTAACCTTACCTTCTTCCCTCAACACTTCTTAGGGCTAGCCGGAATACCTCGTCGATATTCAGACTACCCAGACGCCTATACCCTATGAAATACCGTCTCCTCTATTGGCTCTATGATCTCACTCGTAGCTGTTATTATATTCCTCTTCATTATCTGAGAAGCATTCGCTTCTAAACGTGAAGTCCTTGCAGTAGAACTGACCTCAACCAACGTAGAATGACTCCACGGCTGCCCTCCCCCATACCACACATTTGAGGAACCCGCATTTGTTCAAATTCAACCATCCTAAACGAGAAAGGGAGGAGTTGAACCCCCGTATGTTGGTTTCAAGCCAACCACATAACCGTTCTGTCACTTTCTTTATAAGACACTAGTAAAGCTGAGTATTACCCCGCCTTGTCAAGGCGTATTCGTGGGTTCGAACCCCCACGTGTCTTAAACTATCAATGGCACATCCCACACAACTAGGTTTACAAGATGCAGCTTCACCAGTAATAGAAGAACTTCTACACTTCCACGATCACGCCTTAATAATCGTCTTTCTTATTAGCACATTAGTCCTTTATATTATTGTCGCCATAATTTCCACTAAACTAACCAATAAATATGTTTTAGACTCCCAAGAAATTGAAATTATCTGAACAATCCTCCCAGCAGTAGTCCTTATTCTAATCGCACTCCCCTCCCTTCGCATTCTCTACCTAATAGATGAAATTAATGACCCCCACATTACAATTAAAGCTATGGGCCACCAATGATACTGAAGCTACGAATACACTGACTATGAAGACCTTGGATTTGACTCATACATAATTCCCACACAAGACCTAACCCCAGGCCAATTCCGTCTACTAGAAGCCGACCATCGAATGGTTATTCCCCTAAACTCCCCAATCCGAGTACTAGTCTCTGCCGAAGATGTACTTCACTCATGAGCAGTCCCAGCCCTAGGTGTTAAAATAGACGCCGTCCCAGGTCGCCTAAACCAAACAGCCTTCATTACATCTCGACCAGGGGTATTTTACGGACAATGCTCTGAAATCTGCGGTGCAAACCATAGTTTTATACCAATCGTAGTGGAAGTTGTCCCCTTAGAACACTTTGAAAACTGATCCTCATTTATACTTCAAGATGCCTCGCTAAGAAGCTAAACAAGGAGTAGCACTAGCCTTTTAAGCTAGAGATTGGTGACTACCGACCACCCTCAGCGACATGCCCCAACTCCTCCCACTACCCTGATTCAGTACACTACTCCTTGCCTGAGTAATTTTCCTAACTTTCTTCCCTAAAAAAGTAACGGCTCACACTTACCCCTATAAACCTACCCCCCTTAAACTCCAAAAACTAGAGAAAACCTCTTGAGATTGACCCTGAGTGTAAGTTTCTTTGACCAGTTTATAAGCACAACATATTTGGGCATCCCTTTAATCGCACTAGCACTGATCTTTCCTTCTATTTTATACCCCACTATCACAACCCGGTGGCTTAACAACCGACTACTCACACTACAAAGCGCGTTCATTAACCGCTTTACGCACCAACTTCTACTGCCCCTAAATGTAGGCGGCCACAAGTGAGCTACCCTTCTAGCCTCCCTAATACTCTTCTTAATCTCGCTTAACTTGCTCGGACTTCTACCCTACACTTTTACCCCTACTGCCCAACTATCCCTTAACTTAGGATTTGCAGTCCCCCTTTGATTAGCCACTGTTATTATTGGAATACGAAACCAACCAGACCACGCACTAGGACACCTCCTACCAGAAGGCACCCCTAACCTCCTAATCCCTATACTTATTATTATCGAAACAATCAGCCTATTCATCCGCCCCTTAGCCTTAGGCGTACGGCTAACCGCCAACCTAACAGCTGGTCACTTACTCATTCAACTAATCTCCACAGCCGCATTTGTACTTCTTCCACTCATACCAACTGTAGCCATTCTTACAGCAACAGTCCTAGTTCTTTTAACATTACTAGAAATTGCCGTGGCAATAATCCAAGCCTATGTATTCGTATTGCTACTAACACTCTACTTACAAGAAAATATTTAATGGCACATCAAGCACATGCATATCACATAGTTGACCCAAGCCCCTGGCCCCTAACAGGGGCAATCGCCGCCCTGCTAATAACATCAGGACTTGCAATTTGATTCCACTTCCACTCCACAACCCTTATTGTCTTGGGCACTATTCTACTCCTTTTAACAATATACCAATGATGACGAGATATTATTCGAGAAGGCACATTTCAAGGCCACCACACACCTCCTGTACAAAAAGGGCTTCGATATGGGATAATTCTTTTCATTACATCAGAAGTCTTCTTCTTCCTAGGCTTCTTCTGAGCTTTTTACCACTCAAGCCTCGCCCCTACTCCCGAATTAGGAGGTTGCTGACCCCCGACAGGCATTTCTACCTTAGACCCCTTTGAAGTTCCTCTCCTCAATACAGCTGTTCTTCTCGCCTCAGGGGTGACCGTAACCTGAGCACATCATAGCATTATAGAACGGGAACGAAAACAGGCTATTCAATCACTTACACTAACCATTCTCCTAGGCTTCTACTTTACATTCCTTCAAGCCATAGAATACTACGAAGCCCCTTTCACAATTGCAGATGGTGTCTATGGCTCAACCTTTTTCGTAGCTACCGGTTTCCACGGCCTACACGTTATTATTGGCTCCACTTTTCTAGCTATCTGTCTACTCCGACAAATCCAATACCACTTTACATCTGAACACCACTTCGGGTTCGAAGCAGCCGCTTGATACTGACACTTTGTAGACGTTGTCTGACTTTTCTT is a window encoding:
- the COX2 gene encoding cytochrome c oxidase subunit II (TAA stop codon is completed by the addition of 3' A residues to the mRNA) — protein: MAHPTQLGLQDAASPVMEELLHFHDHALMIVFLISTLVLYIIVAMISTKLTNKYVLDSQEIEIIWTILPAVVLILIALPSLRILYLMDEINDPHITIKAMGHQWYWSYEYTDYEDLGFDSYMIPTQDLTPGQFRLLEADHRMVIPLNSPIRVLVSAEDVLHSWAVPALGVKMDAVPGRLNQTAFITSRPGVFYGQCSEICGANHSFMPIVVEVVPLEHFENWSSFMLQDA
- the ATP8 gene encoding ATP synthase F0 subunit 8 — translated: MPQLLPLPWFSTLLLAWVIFLTFFPKKVTAHTYPYKPTPLKLQKLEKTSWDWPWV
- the ATP6 gene encoding ATP synthase F0 subunit 6, which codes for MSVSFFDQFMSTTYLGIPLIALALIFPSILYPTITTRWLNNRLLTLQSAFINRFTHQLLLPLNVGGHKWATLLASLMLFLISLNLLGLLPYTFTPTAQLSLNLGFAVPLWLATVIIGMRNQPDHALGHLLPEGTPNLLIPMLIIIETISLFIRPLALGVRLTANLTAGHLLIQLISTAAFVLLPLMPTVAILTATVLVLLTLLEIAVAMIQAYVFVLLLTLYLQENI
- the COX3 gene encoding cytochrome c oxidase subunit III (TAA stop codon is completed by the addition of 3' A residues to the mRNA), with protein sequence MAHQAHAYHMVDPSPWPLTGAIAALLMTSGLAIWFHFHSTTLIVLGTILLLLTMYQWWRDIIREGTFQGHHTPPVQKGLRYGMILFITSEVFFFLGFFWAFYHSSLAPTPELGGCWPPTGISTLDPFEVPLLNTAVLLASGVTVTWAHHSIMERERKQAIQSLTLTILLGFYFTFLQAMEYYEAPFTIADGVYGSTFFVATGFHGLHVIIGSTFLAICLLRQIQYHFTSEHHFGFEAAAWYWHFVDVVWLFLYISIYWWGS